From Roseburia hominis, the proteins below share one genomic window:
- a CDS encoding amino acid ABC transporter ATP-binding protein — translation MIINGEELIRVEGLRKSFGRFYALDGIDEVIRKGEVVVIVGPSGSGKSTFLRSLNLLEVPTEGHIYFEGVDITDKYVDIDKHRQKMGMVFQHFNLFPHKTILENITLAPMKLRGKSKTEAEERAMELLKLVGLEEKANAYPSQLSGGQKQRIAIVRSLAMDPDVMLFDEPTSALDPEMVGEVLELMKQLAREGMTMVVVTHEMGFAREVGSRVLFVDEGRVKEQAPPEEFFSNPKDERLREFLSKVL, via the coding sequence GTGATCATTAATGGAGAAGAATTGATTCGTGTGGAAGGCCTCCGCAAATCATTTGGCAGGTTTTATGCGCTGGATGGAATCGATGAGGTGATACGTAAAGGAGAGGTCGTGGTGATCGTAGGGCCGTCCGGCTCCGGGAAATCTACGTTTCTCAGATCGCTGAACCTTTTGGAGGTTCCGACGGAAGGCCACATTTATTTTGAAGGTGTGGACATTACCGATAAGTATGTGGATATTGACAAACACCGTCAGAAAATGGGAATGGTGTTCCAGCATTTCAACCTGTTCCCGCATAAGACGATTCTGGAAAATATTACGCTTGCTCCGATGAAGCTGCGAGGAAAGAGCAAAACCGAGGCCGAAGAGCGGGCAATGGAGCTTTTGAAACTGGTAGGACTGGAGGAAAAGGCGAATGCATATCCGTCCCAGCTTTCCGGTGGACAGAAGCAGAGAATCGCGATTGTTCGTTCGCTTGCCATGGATCCGGATGTGATGCTCTTTGACGAGCCGACCTCCGCTCTTGACCCGGAGATGGTAGGCGAGGTGCTGGAGCTTATGAAGCAGCTCGCGCGGGAAGGCATGACCATGGTCGTGGTGACTCACGAGATGGGATTTGCCAGAGAAGTGGGAAGCAGGGTTTTATTTGTGGATGAAGGAAGAGTTAAGGAACAGGCGCCGCCGGAGGAGTTTTTCTCAAATCCGAAGGATGAAAGATTGCGGGAATTCTTATCGAAGGTGTTGTAA
- a CDS encoding amino acid ABC transporter permease: MSLKERFYINFIEDNRWHYIVDGLKVTLLVTFCAVMIGVVLGFLLAIVRATYDKTGRLKIANVLCKVYITIIRGTPVVVQLLIIYFVIFGSVNISKEIVAVLAFGMNSSAYVAEIFRSGIMSVDNGQFEAGRSLGFNYTQTMVHIIMPQAFKNVLPALGNEFIVLLKETSVAGYIALQDLTKGGDIIRSRTFDAFMPLIAVALIYLVMVMIFTKLVELLERRLRNSDH; encoded by the coding sequence ATAAATTTTATTGAAGATAACAGATGGCATTACATTGTGGACGGTTTGAAGGTTACCCTTTTGGTAACCTTCTGTGCCGTTATGATTGGCGTGGTTCTGGGATTTTTGCTGGCAATCGTAAGGGCGACCTATGATAAGACAGGCAGGTTAAAGATAGCAAATGTACTTTGTAAGGTGTATATCACGATCATCCGTGGAACTCCGGTCGTTGTTCAGCTTCTTATTATATATTTTGTGATTTTTGGGAGCGTGAATATCAGCAAAGAAATTGTGGCGGTTCTGGCCTTTGGTATGAATTCCAGCGCGTATGTGGCGGAAATCTTCCGTTCGGGAATCATGTCCGTGGATAACGGGCAGTTTGAGGCAGGACGAAGCCTCGGATTTAATTATACGCAGACGATGGTTCATATTATTATGCCGCAGGCGTTTAAAAATGTCCTTCCGGCGCTGGGAAATGAGTTCATTGTGCTGTTAAAAGAGACCTCTGTTGCCGGATATATTGCCCTTCAGGATCTGACTAAGGGCGGCGATATTATCCGAAGCCGTACATTTGATGCATTTATGCCGCTTATAGCAGTTGCACTCATTTATCTTGTAATGGTTATGATATTTACGAAGCTGGTAGAGCTTTTGGAGAGGAGGCTGAGAAACAGTGATCATTAA